One genomic window of Prochlorococcus marinus str. NATL2A includes the following:
- the rpsT gene encoding 30S ribosomal protein S20, translating into MANTNSAKKRIQIAERNRLENKNYKSTVRTLMKRCFVACGIFEKEPGDESKADLQKTFNLAFSKIDKAVKKGVLHKNTGANQKSRLSVALKKVLKEVV; encoded by the coding sequence GTGGCAAATACCAACTCAGCTAAAAAGCGAATTCAAATTGCGGAACGCAACCGCCTTGAAAACAAAAATTACAAATCTACAGTACGCACTTTAATGAAGCGATGCTTTGTAGCTTGTGGAATATTTGAAAAAGAACCTGGTGATGAATCCAAAGCAGATCTTCAAAAAACATTTAATTTAGCCTTTAGCAAAATTGATAAAGCCGTTAAAAAAGGTGTTTTGCACAAAAATACAGGAGCTAATCAGAAATCTCGACTTAGCGTTGCGCTTAAGAAGGTTTTGAAAGAAGTTGTTTGA
- the hisD gene encoding histidinol dehydrogenase has product MTQIINKDEVQETSSKKLTIKTANSIDQAQFELRKITERTSGTVQDEAIKVVDDILKNVRERGDEALTEYTSRFDGFLTEKFQVSSDLILKAWEETPRELQDSLLLAKKRIEKFHSLQVPKNITYTGPNGETLGRRWSPVEKAGIYVPGGRAAYPSTVLMNAIPAYVAGVNQIIMVSPANSQGEINQTVLAAAHITGINKIFRLGGAQAICALASGTESIPKVDVITGPGNIYVTLAKKKVYGKVGIDSLAGPSEILIIADQSAKLEHVASDMLAQSEHDPLASAILITTNTKLAEKLPAEINRQLINHPRLKICQESISNWGLIVLCDDLETCAQLSDTFAPEHLELLVEDPKKLSESINNAGAIFMGPWSPEAIGDYLGGPNHTLPTSGTARFAGALGVETFMKNTSLIDFSKEAFNENKNAVVQLANSEGLHSHAESIRIRDSKSF; this is encoded by the coding sequence ATGACGCAAATAATTAATAAAGACGAGGTTCAAGAAACCTCTTCAAAAAAATTGACCATAAAAACAGCTAATAGCATTGATCAGGCACAGTTTGAGCTAAGGAAAATTACTGAGAGAACATCTGGAACCGTTCAAGATGAAGCTATAAAGGTAGTTGACGATATTCTTAAAAACGTAAGGGAAAGAGGGGATGAGGCACTTACAGAATACACTTCTCGCTTTGATGGATTTCTAACGGAAAAATTTCAAGTTTCATCAGATTTAATACTGAAAGCTTGGGAAGAGACTCCTAGGGAACTTCAAGATTCACTTTTATTGGCAAAAAAAAGAATTGAAAAATTTCATAGTCTTCAAGTACCAAAAAATATTACTTATACAGGACCCAATGGTGAAACACTTGGAAGAAGATGGAGCCCTGTTGAAAAAGCAGGCATTTATGTTCCTGGCGGAAGAGCCGCCTATCCCAGCACCGTGTTAATGAATGCTATTCCTGCTTATGTTGCAGGAGTTAATCAAATTATTATGGTTTCTCCTGCTAACTCTCAAGGAGAGATAAACCAAACCGTTTTAGCTGCAGCACATATTACAGGTATCAACAAAATCTTTCGTCTTGGAGGCGCTCAAGCTATTTGCGCACTTGCTAGTGGAACTGAATCAATTCCAAAAGTAGATGTAATTACTGGTCCAGGAAATATTTATGTAACGTTGGCAAAGAAAAAAGTTTATGGAAAGGTAGGAATTGATTCTTTGGCTGGTCCAAGCGAGATCCTAATAATCGCTGATCAATCAGCAAAATTAGAACATGTTGCATCTGATATGTTAGCTCAGTCAGAACATGATCCTTTAGCCTCAGCGATACTAATCACTACAAATACAAAATTAGCTGAAAAGTTACCCGCAGAAATTAACCGTCAATTAATTAATCATCCAAGATTAAAAATATGTCAAGAATCAATTTCCAACTGGGGTTTAATAGTCCTTTGTGATGATTTAGAAACTTGTGCGCAATTAAGCGATACTTTTGCCCCAGAACATCTTGAATTACTTGTAGAGGACCCAAAAAAATTATCAGAAAGCATAAACAATGCTGGGGCAATATTTATGGGCCCATGGAGCCCAGAGGCTATTGGAGATTATCTTGGCGGGCCTAATCACACTCTTCCCACTTCTGGAACTGCAAGATTTGCTGGCGCTCTTGGGGTTGAAACTTTTATGAAAAATACCTCACTTATAGATTTTTCAAAAGAAGCATTTAATGAAAATAAAAATGCAGTTGTACAGTTAGCCAATAGCGAGGGACTACATAGTCATGCAGAATCAATACGAATTAGAGACTCTAAATCTTTTTAA
- the rpiA gene encoding ribose-5-phosphate isomerase RpiA: protein MDLQNQMKKAVAQAAVDQIQNGMILGLGSGSTAALMIEALAIKIKSGEIKDVVGVTTSFQGEVLASELGIPLKSLSSVSEIDLAIDGADEVNPKFQLIKGGGACHVQEKLVAALAKKFIVVVDSTKLVEKLNLDFKLPVEVLPSAWKQVQKTLINLGGEGNLRMAQKKAGPIVTDQGNLILDLTFRNGIDKPELLESQINNIPGVLENGLFVNLTDEVLVGKVESDVVGVESLKKI from the coding sequence ATGGATCTCCAAAACCAGATGAAAAAAGCAGTTGCTCAAGCTGCTGTAGATCAAATTCAAAACGGTATGATTCTAGGCCTTGGCTCTGGTTCTACAGCAGCTTTGATGATTGAAGCTCTTGCTATAAAAATAAAATCAGGAGAAATTAAAGATGTTGTTGGAGTGACTACATCTTTTCAGGGTGAAGTTCTTGCTTCTGAATTAGGCATACCACTTAAATCTCTTTCATCTGTTTCAGAAATTGATCTTGCAATTGATGGTGCTGATGAAGTTAATCCCAAATTTCAATTAATCAAAGGAGGAGGAGCTTGTCATGTGCAGGAAAAACTTGTTGCTGCTTTAGCTAAAAAATTTATAGTTGTTGTTGACTCAACTAAACTTGTTGAAAAATTGAACCTTGATTTCAAATTACCTGTAGAGGTTCTTCCTTCTGCTTGGAAACAAGTACAAAAAACATTAATAAATCTTGGAGGAGAAGGGAATCTAAGGATGGCTCAGAAAAAGGCTGGACCTATAGTTACTGATCAGGGAAACTTGATACTGGATTTAACCTTTAGGAACGGTATTGATAAACCTGAACTATTGGAAAGTCAAATTAATAATATTCCCGGTGTCCTTGAAAATGGACTTTTTGTAAACCTGACTGATGAAGTATTGGTTGGGAAAGTAGAAAGTGATGTTGTTGGTGTTGAATCACTTAAAAAGATTTAG